The proteins below are encoded in one region of Silene latifolia isolate original U9 population chromosome 2, ASM4854445v1, whole genome shotgun sequence:
- the LOC141642652 gene encoding uncharacterized protein LOC141642652, producing MAEEFQSRVCGSTWWNPNHFSSGGASLTSPCSVAQLGGGYDMGNFGWPHQVIKSMPNNQVYDNNSLVSSTNFDSTLDIMGFAPSPTIDWNQQNQFCKIGINEENFDSILQDNPSTRLNYELGHQITSTIINNSSNFLSQDGSPPTSITTSSNNSGDSSTITTEAGLNTGIPMSSTTSYLIQTLFEDFDDQSQLTGNTINNDYGRELMSPPCLWPKSSSPLTPPSPLELVQSDQLFNGGMNMAVTNDEIVLSNIRASLLNSLQSRSKAPSLNQKSYKFPSSQATMLNNEEVVQESKKKMNNNEQPAAKRPRIETPSSLPTFKVRKEKLGDRITALQQLVSPFGKTDTASVLHEAIEYIKFLHDQVHVLTTPYLKDGAGVQHQQVSVKICNNEETNQDLRSRGLCVVPISSTYPVTQETPVDFWTPTFGGTTFR from the exons ATGGCAGAAGAGTTTCAAAGCCGAGTTTGTGGTAGCACATGGTGGAATCCTAATCACTTTTCTAGTGGTGGTGCTAGCTTAACGTCACCGTGCTCGGTGGCTCAACTAGGTGGCGGTTATGATATGGGAAACTTTGGATGGCCACATCAAGTAATCAAGAGCATGCCTAATAATCAAGTTTATGATAACAACTCCTTAGTTTCTTCAACTAATTTTGATTCAACCCTTGATATCATGGGCTTTGCCCCTTCACCCACCATTGATTGGAATCAACAAAATCAATT TTGTAAAATTGGAATAAATGAAGAGAACTTTGATTCAATATTACAAGATAATCCAAGTACAAGACTGAATTATGAGCTAGGACATCAAATTACATCAACCATTATCAATAATTCAAGCAATTTCCTTAGCCAAGATGGATCACCACCCACAAGCATCACCACATCTAGCAATAATTCAGGAGATTCAAGTACAATCACAACTGAAGCTGGCCTAAACACCGGTATTCCGATGAGTTCTACGACATCTTATTTGATCCAGACATTGTTTGAAGATTTCGATGACCAATCTCAATTAACCGGCAACACAATTAATAATGACTATGGGCGTGAGTTGATGTCGCCGCCTTGTTTGTGGCCTAAATCGAGTTCTCCTCTTACTCCGCCGTCACCCTTAGAATTGGTACAAAGTGACCAGTTGTTTAATGGAGGGATGAATATGGCGGTCACCAATGATGAGATTGTTCTAAGTAACATTCGGGCTAGCTTGTTGAATTCTTTGCAGTCGCGGTCTAAAGCACCTTCACTCAACCAAAAATCATATAAGTTTCCTAGTAGTCAAGCTACCATG TTAAACAATGAAGAAGTTGTACAAGAGTCGAAgaaaaaaatgaacaacaacgAGCAACCAGCAGCTAAGAGGCCAAGGATTGAAACaccttcttcattaccaacattTAAG GTTCGCAAAGAGAAGTTGGGAGACCGTATAACTGCTCTTCAGCAACTTGTTTCGCCTTTCGGCAAG ACTGATACTGCATCAGTTTTACATGAAGCCATCGAATACATCAAGTTTCTTCACGATCAAGTTCAT GTACTAACTACTCCATATTTGAAAGATGGAGCTGGCGTCCAACACCAACAG GTTTCGGTTAAAATAtgcaacaatgaagaaacaaacCAAGATCTTCGAAGCCGAGGACTGTGTGTAGTGCCAATATCAAGCACCTACCCAGTTACACAAGAGACCCCAGTGGACTTCTGGACACCCACATTCGGAGGAACAACGTTTAGGTAG